A single Ignavibacteriales bacterium DNA region contains:
- a CDS encoding NAD(P)-dependent alcohol dehydrogenase — protein MKAAVCTAYGPPEVVVIKDISKPVPGGGDILVKVAASAVNSGDVRVRGLAVTGFLRIIMHLAVGFTRPRKPVLGVVFAGTVEETGAKVTEFKPGDHVYGLTGFRFGGHAEYISVPAKSIVVKKPVNASFAESAAILFGGQTAHFFLHKAGIEQMKSPSVLIIGATGSVGSAAVQIARYYNARVTAVCSSAGAALAHNLGAEKVIPYDKEDFTKSGERFDIIFDAVDKAPEKLCSRLLSSGGIYTTVGGMNYAKESREQLLFLKKLFEEGSYQAVIDKVFSLEDIVSAHRYVDTGRKKGNAVLLISN, from the coding sequence ATGAAAGCTGCTGTCTGCACTGCTTACGGTCCGCCGGAAGTTGTAGTCATAAAAGATATTTCCAAACCGGTTCCGGGAGGAGGAGATATCCTGGTTAAGGTTGCCGCCTCCGCGGTTAACTCAGGCGATGTGCGTGTACGGGGACTTGCCGTCACCGGTTTTCTCCGGATAATAATGCACCTGGCCGTTGGTTTTACCAGACCTCGTAAACCGGTTCTCGGGGTGGTTTTTGCCGGAACGGTTGAAGAAACCGGCGCGAAGGTCACTGAGTTCAAACCCGGTGATCATGTGTACGGACTGACCGGATTCCGGTTCGGCGGTCACGCGGAATATATATCCGTTCCCGCAAAAAGCATTGTGGTAAAAAAGCCCGTAAATGCTTCGTTTGCTGAATCTGCCGCTATTTTATTCGGCGGTCAGACCGCTCATTTTTTTCTTCACAAAGCCGGCATTGAACAAATGAAAAGTCCCTCCGTTCTGATCATCGGAGCAACGGGCTCTGTTGGTTCAGCCGCAGTGCAGATAGCCAGATATTACAACGCCCGGGTAACTGCTGTCTGTTCATCAGCGGGAGCAGCTCTGGCACATAATCTGGGAGCAGAAAAAGTTATTCCGTATGACAAAGAGGATTTTACAAAATCCGGAGAACGGTTCGATATTATCTTTGACGCGGTGGATAAAGCTCCGGAAAAACTCTGCTCCCGCCTGCTTTCCTCAGGCGGTATATATACTACCGTCGGCGGCATGAATTACGCTAAGGAAAGCCGCGAACAGCTTCTCTTCCTCAAAAAGCTGTTCGAGGAAGGAAGTTATCAGGCGGTGATTGATAAAGTCTTTTCTCTGGAGGATATCGTTTCTGCCCACCGTTATGTTGATACCGGGCGTAAAAAAGGAAACGCGGTTTTGTTAATTAGTAATTAG